One window of Amaranthus tricolor cultivar Red isolate AtriRed21 chromosome 11, ASM2621246v1, whole genome shotgun sequence genomic DNA carries:
- the LOC130827727 gene encoding uncharacterized protein LOC130827727 isoform X2 encodes MNFEVEYQELQESTFHLLRLASSMAALVTEASLVRMVMNALQGVQSTVISIEELSALLCADPADRSGHRIPTLWNRSLSTSALGKMLKSIGFCGSLVILLQTFVDYYTNSSFALMEDGQVKVGLSGENMRESNFSGCPSHSLINQAFAVAVRTVLEGYICALDTINASVNLRRSSKDITLASEALQRGSLTSIAHSEVTLLETYLHTKELRTQIEVLGHLCHINDIARFFAVTSFEDVIAQATVKFHDFPRGGNLLTYLYSQLQVVDPAHCNLLKFLFLRSLEPYCSFVRSWIYEAKISDPYGEFVVECSVDPPPYSLGKAGIPIDFPLASVREQDGVAIPCFLRNVLVPLLRAGQQLQMVMKLLRLCNYVHAGDDTFDDILPCSSDFRINALSGSSLSFDKGEIEAIVLSRQKFYCKMHEKLDKFMDTLDIKFRQVVLYDAAALSTSYSGVNMDTQNFSTIDETQDLISDADKRELNQDSEVSSMEEDFAYALDPLESSECSSRDGSDEQDDAAESLDLHDCSARSKPNCLSSLCFSSLSSGEASPEVPQAKLQSAVQNDVMDPCCGDIIIGKHDASCTELVELLRSQVSDTQYSSETTSLGWSVGALYENPISIDTGYGEHINFGNSGSDENVGMPSITEKSTPKTVLKHDVFQRHEYPASSSYLIQSWNAKYSTNILSVNPMLTKNGFLHDVHKPRVHSFKISKDFPSFDFLSTADPFKIYERLSVNQRLADAHEDVLTNNFETSAASYMDGYGRKQKLEDVQSDKNQLDHCGASLNLQNHKDVCSDHVYGGSSWQVLLRGSLKGDNGINREHEHVKEAMFEMPLDFIIDKCLIQEIMFQYIYVSRLSIKLLQEGFDLHEHFHALRRYHFMEIADWADLFVTSLWHHRLYFTEVDQKIPEIQGLLESSIQRSSCERDRNKDRLYVYVKNPNKTPFSATALGLHSFDFIGLGYRVDWPVTIVLNPSALKIYADIFTYLIQLKLAVLSLADVWCSLKDFKLLISETSEQHQLARTNFNCIIKLRHRVNHFVSTLQQYVLSQLSDVSWCRYCFSLKHKVKDMMDLESVHMAYLEDSLHRCFLSDETRSIANNIEAILQCALDFRSCFVKGLGDVGSDNQCTIDRMLQINMSQVLSIKKKLDKNLKELHFSYVKSPKHGEFGLPRFWTCLNYNEYYA; translated from the exons ATGAACTTTGAAGTGGAATATCAAGAGCTACAAGAATCAACCTTTCATCTTCTTCGATTGGCCTCATCAATGGCGGCATTGGTAACg GAGGCAAGCTTGGTGCGGATGGTGATGAATGCATTGCAAGGTGTGCAATCAACAGTCATTAGTATTGAGGAGCTCTCAGCATTACTATGTGCAGATCCAGCTGATAGGTCTGGGCATCGAATTCCCACTCTTTGGAATAGATCTTTAAGCACTAGTGCCTTGGGAAAGATGTTAAAATCTATTGGATTTTGTGGTTCTCTTGTCATTCTTTTGCAAACATTTGTGGACTATTATACCAATTCGAGTTTTGCTTTGATGGAGGACGGGCAAGTAAAAGTTGGATTATCTGGGGAAAATATGCGTGAAAGTAATTTTTCGGGGTGTCCTTCACATAGCCTCATTAATCAAGCTTTTGCAGTTGCAGTTCGAACAGTGCTGGAGGGATATATATGTGCATTGGATACTATAAATGCATCAGTCAATTTGAGGCGTTCATCAAAGGATATCACATTGGCATCCGAGGCTTTGCAACGAGGTAGCCTCACAAGCATCGCACATTCTGAAGTGACCCTATTGGAGACTTATCTGCACACGAAAGAATTGAGAACTCAAATTGAGGTGCTTGGGCATCTTTGCCATATAAATGATATAGCTCGTTTCTTCGCAGTAACTTCCTTTGAGGATGTGATTGCCCAAGCAACTGTAAAATTCCACGATTTTCCTAGGGGAGGGAATTTGCTCACATATCTGTACTCGCAATTGCAG GTAGTTGATCCGGCTCACTGCAATCTGCTCAAGTTCCTTTTTCTGCGGTCACTTGAGCCATACTGTAGCTTTGTTAGATCATGGATATATGAAGCCAAGATTAGCGACCCATATGGGGAATTTGTAGTAGAATGTTCAGTAGATCCTCCTCCATACTCACTGGGTAAAGCTGGCATCCCCATTGACTTCCCACTGGCATCTGTGAGG GAACAAGACGGAGTTGCTATCCCTTGTTTTCTAAGAAATGTCTTAGTTCCCCTGCTAAGAGCTGGCCAGCAACTGCAAATGGTTATGAAATTGCTTCGCCTGTGCAATTACGTTCATGCTGGAGATGACACTTTCGACGATATCCTTCCATGCTCTAGTGACTTCCGCATTAATGCACTGTCTGGTTCTTCATTAAGTTTTGATAAAGGAGAGATAGAAGCTATAGTACTCTCAAGGCAGAAATTTTACTGCAAGATGCATGAGAAACTTGATAAATTCATGGACACTTTGGACATCAAGTTTCGTCAG GTAGTTTTGTATGATGCTGCTGCACTTTCTACCAGTTATTCAGGAGTAAACATGGACACTCAGAATTTTTCAACAATTGATGAGACACAGGATTTAATTTCAGATGCAGATAAAAGAGAGTTGAACCA GGATTCAGAGGTCTCTAGCATGGAGGAGGATTTTGCTTATGCACTGGATCCCCTGGAGTCTTCTGAATGTTCTTCAAGAGATGGTTCAGATGAGCAAGATGATGCTGCGGAATCACTCGACCTTCATGATTGTTCGGCAAGGTCCAAACCTAATTGTTTATCTTCTTTGTGCTTCTCTAGCCTCTCATCTGGAGAAGCTTCGCCGGAAGTTCCTCAAGCTAAGCTACAATCCGCTGTGCAAAATGATGTCATGGATCCTTGCTGTGGGGACATTATCATTGGGAAACACGATGCTTCATGCACAGAGCTAGTGGAGCTCTTGAGATCTCAGGTATCTGATACTCAGTATTCTAGTGAAACGACCTCTCTGGGATGGTCTGTAGGAGCTCTTTATGAGAATCCTATAAGCATTGACACAGGGTACGGAGAGCACATTAATTTTGGAAATAGTGGCAGTGATGAGAATGTGGGAATGCCAAGTATTACTGAGAAATCTACACCTAAGACTGTATTGAAGCATGATGTTTTCCAGAGGCATGAATATCCTGCATCAAGCTCATATCTTATCCAATCGTGGAATGCCAAATACTCGACCAATATTCTCAGTGTGAATCCCATGTTGACAAAAAATGGTTTCCTTCATGATGTACACAAACCTAGAGTGCACTCTTTCAAAATTAGCAAAGATTTCCCTAGCTTTGACTTTTTGTCAACTGCCGACCCTTTTAAGATTTATGAAAGGTTATCTGTTAACCAAAGGCTTGCAGATGCACATGAAGATGTTCtcactaataattttgaaacttCAGCTGCTAGCTATATGGATGGCTATGGAAGGAAACAGAAATTAGAGGATGTTCAATCAGATAAGAATCAGTTGGACCATTGTGGTGCTTCTTTGAACTTACAGAACCACAAAGATGTTTGTTCGGATCATGTGTATGGAGGGAGCAGTTGGCAAGTCTTGCTCCGTGGCTCTCTCAAAGGTGACAATGGTATTAATAGGGAACATGAGCATGTCAAGGAGGCTATGTTTGAGATGCCGCTTGATTTTATCATTGACAAATGTTTGATTCAGGAGATTATGTTCCA ATATATCTATGTTAGCAGATTGAGTATCAAGTTGCTGCAAGAAGGTTTTGATCTGCATGAGCATTTTCATGCTCTGCGACGATACCATTTTATGGAAATAGCAGACTGGGCAGATTTGTTTGTTACATCTCTTTGGCATCAT AGATTGTATTTTACGGAGGTTGATCAAAAGATTCCTGAAATTCAAGGGCTACTTGAATCATCTATTCAAAGGTCCTCATGTGAGAGAGACCGCAATAAGGATCGGTTATATGTTTAtgtgaaaaacccaaataaAACTCCTTTTTCAGCTACTGCACTGG GACTGCATTCATTTGATTTTATTGGGCTAGGCTACAGAGTGGATTGGCCGGTTACGATTGTGTTGAACCCTAGTGCGTTGAAAATATATGCTGATATTTTCACATATCTCATACAGCTAAAGCTTGCAGTTTTGTCTTTGGCTGATGTGTGGTGTTCCCTGAAG GATTTTAAGCTTCTAATCAGCGAGACTAGTGAACAACATCAGTTGGCAAGGACCAATTTTAATTGCATTATAAAATTGAG GCACCGGGTTAATCATTTTGTATCCACGTTGCAGCAATATGTGTTATCACAGTTATCGGATGTATCCTGGTGCAGATATTGCTTCTCCCTTAAGCATAAG GTCAAAGATATGATGGATTTAGAATCAGTTCATATGGCTTACCTGGAAGATTCATTGCACAG ATGCTTCCTTTCTGATGAAACTCGGTCTATAGCAAACAATATCGAGGCAATTTTGCAATGTGCTCTGGATTTTCGATCCTGCTTTGTCAAAGGATTGGGAGACGTTGGATCTGACAACCAGTGTACGATTGACCGTATGTTACAAATCAATATGTCTCAG GTTCTTTCGATAAAGAAAAAATTGGACAAAAATTTGAAAGAACTGCATTTTTCTTATGTCAAGTCTCCCAAGCACGGAGAGTTTGGTCTTCCTCGGTTTTGGACCTGCTTGAATTACAACGAGTACTATGCATGA
- the LOC130827727 gene encoding uncharacterized protein LOC130827727 isoform X1: MNFEVEYQELQESTFHLLRLASSMAALVTEASLVRMVMNALQGVQSTVISIEELSALLCADPADRSGHRIPTLWNRSLSTSALGKMLKSIGFCGSLVILLQTFVDYYTNSSFALMEDGQVKVGLSGENMRESNFSGCPSHSLINQAFAVAVRTVLEGYICALDTINASVNLRRSSKDITLASEALQRGSLTSIAHSEVTLLETYLHTKELRTQIEVLGHLCHINDIARFFAVTSFEDVIAQATVKFHDFPRGGNLLTYLYSQLQVVDPAHCNLLKFLFLRSLEPYCSFVRSWIYEAKISDPYGEFVVECSVDPPPYSLGKAGIPIDFPLASVREQDGVAIPCFLRNVLVPLLRAGQQLQMVMKLLRLCNYVHAGDDTFDDILPCSSDFRINALSGSSLSFDKGEIEAIVLSRQKFYCKMHEKLDKFMDTLDIKFRQQVVLYDAAALSTSYSGVNMDTQNFSTIDETQDLISDADKRELNQDSEVSSMEEDFAYALDPLESSECSSRDGSDEQDDAAESLDLHDCSARSKPNCLSSLCFSSLSSGEASPEVPQAKLQSAVQNDVMDPCCGDIIIGKHDASCTELVELLRSQVSDTQYSSETTSLGWSVGALYENPISIDTGYGEHINFGNSGSDENVGMPSITEKSTPKTVLKHDVFQRHEYPASSSYLIQSWNAKYSTNILSVNPMLTKNGFLHDVHKPRVHSFKISKDFPSFDFLSTADPFKIYERLSVNQRLADAHEDVLTNNFETSAASYMDGYGRKQKLEDVQSDKNQLDHCGASLNLQNHKDVCSDHVYGGSSWQVLLRGSLKGDNGINREHEHVKEAMFEMPLDFIIDKCLIQEIMFQYIYVSRLSIKLLQEGFDLHEHFHALRRYHFMEIADWADLFVTSLWHHRLYFTEVDQKIPEIQGLLESSIQRSSCERDRNKDRLYVYVKNPNKTPFSATALGLHSFDFIGLGYRVDWPVTIVLNPSALKIYADIFTYLIQLKLAVLSLADVWCSLKDFKLLISETSEQHQLARTNFNCIIKLRHRVNHFVSTLQQYVLSQLSDVSWCRYCFSLKHKVKDMMDLESVHMAYLEDSLHRCFLSDETRSIANNIEAILQCALDFRSCFVKGLGDVGSDNQCTIDRMLQINMSQVLSIKKKLDKNLKELHFSYVKSPKHGEFGLPRFWTCLNYNEYYA, from the exons ATGAACTTTGAAGTGGAATATCAAGAGCTACAAGAATCAACCTTTCATCTTCTTCGATTGGCCTCATCAATGGCGGCATTGGTAACg GAGGCAAGCTTGGTGCGGATGGTGATGAATGCATTGCAAGGTGTGCAATCAACAGTCATTAGTATTGAGGAGCTCTCAGCATTACTATGTGCAGATCCAGCTGATAGGTCTGGGCATCGAATTCCCACTCTTTGGAATAGATCTTTAAGCACTAGTGCCTTGGGAAAGATGTTAAAATCTATTGGATTTTGTGGTTCTCTTGTCATTCTTTTGCAAACATTTGTGGACTATTATACCAATTCGAGTTTTGCTTTGATGGAGGACGGGCAAGTAAAAGTTGGATTATCTGGGGAAAATATGCGTGAAAGTAATTTTTCGGGGTGTCCTTCACATAGCCTCATTAATCAAGCTTTTGCAGTTGCAGTTCGAACAGTGCTGGAGGGATATATATGTGCATTGGATACTATAAATGCATCAGTCAATTTGAGGCGTTCATCAAAGGATATCACATTGGCATCCGAGGCTTTGCAACGAGGTAGCCTCACAAGCATCGCACATTCTGAAGTGACCCTATTGGAGACTTATCTGCACACGAAAGAATTGAGAACTCAAATTGAGGTGCTTGGGCATCTTTGCCATATAAATGATATAGCTCGTTTCTTCGCAGTAACTTCCTTTGAGGATGTGATTGCCCAAGCAACTGTAAAATTCCACGATTTTCCTAGGGGAGGGAATTTGCTCACATATCTGTACTCGCAATTGCAG GTAGTTGATCCGGCTCACTGCAATCTGCTCAAGTTCCTTTTTCTGCGGTCACTTGAGCCATACTGTAGCTTTGTTAGATCATGGATATATGAAGCCAAGATTAGCGACCCATATGGGGAATTTGTAGTAGAATGTTCAGTAGATCCTCCTCCATACTCACTGGGTAAAGCTGGCATCCCCATTGACTTCCCACTGGCATCTGTGAGG GAACAAGACGGAGTTGCTATCCCTTGTTTTCTAAGAAATGTCTTAGTTCCCCTGCTAAGAGCTGGCCAGCAACTGCAAATGGTTATGAAATTGCTTCGCCTGTGCAATTACGTTCATGCTGGAGATGACACTTTCGACGATATCCTTCCATGCTCTAGTGACTTCCGCATTAATGCACTGTCTGGTTCTTCATTAAGTTTTGATAAAGGAGAGATAGAAGCTATAGTACTCTCAAGGCAGAAATTTTACTGCAAGATGCATGAGAAACTTGATAAATTCATGGACACTTTGGACATCAAGTTTCGTCAG caGGTAGTTTTGTATGATGCTGCTGCACTTTCTACCAGTTATTCAGGAGTAAACATGGACACTCAGAATTTTTCAACAATTGATGAGACACAGGATTTAATTTCAGATGCAGATAAAAGAGAGTTGAACCA GGATTCAGAGGTCTCTAGCATGGAGGAGGATTTTGCTTATGCACTGGATCCCCTGGAGTCTTCTGAATGTTCTTCAAGAGATGGTTCAGATGAGCAAGATGATGCTGCGGAATCACTCGACCTTCATGATTGTTCGGCAAGGTCCAAACCTAATTGTTTATCTTCTTTGTGCTTCTCTAGCCTCTCATCTGGAGAAGCTTCGCCGGAAGTTCCTCAAGCTAAGCTACAATCCGCTGTGCAAAATGATGTCATGGATCCTTGCTGTGGGGACATTATCATTGGGAAACACGATGCTTCATGCACAGAGCTAGTGGAGCTCTTGAGATCTCAGGTATCTGATACTCAGTATTCTAGTGAAACGACCTCTCTGGGATGGTCTGTAGGAGCTCTTTATGAGAATCCTATAAGCATTGACACAGGGTACGGAGAGCACATTAATTTTGGAAATAGTGGCAGTGATGAGAATGTGGGAATGCCAAGTATTACTGAGAAATCTACACCTAAGACTGTATTGAAGCATGATGTTTTCCAGAGGCATGAATATCCTGCATCAAGCTCATATCTTATCCAATCGTGGAATGCCAAATACTCGACCAATATTCTCAGTGTGAATCCCATGTTGACAAAAAATGGTTTCCTTCATGATGTACACAAACCTAGAGTGCACTCTTTCAAAATTAGCAAAGATTTCCCTAGCTTTGACTTTTTGTCAACTGCCGACCCTTTTAAGATTTATGAAAGGTTATCTGTTAACCAAAGGCTTGCAGATGCACATGAAGATGTTCtcactaataattttgaaacttCAGCTGCTAGCTATATGGATGGCTATGGAAGGAAACAGAAATTAGAGGATGTTCAATCAGATAAGAATCAGTTGGACCATTGTGGTGCTTCTTTGAACTTACAGAACCACAAAGATGTTTGTTCGGATCATGTGTATGGAGGGAGCAGTTGGCAAGTCTTGCTCCGTGGCTCTCTCAAAGGTGACAATGGTATTAATAGGGAACATGAGCATGTCAAGGAGGCTATGTTTGAGATGCCGCTTGATTTTATCATTGACAAATGTTTGATTCAGGAGATTATGTTCCA ATATATCTATGTTAGCAGATTGAGTATCAAGTTGCTGCAAGAAGGTTTTGATCTGCATGAGCATTTTCATGCTCTGCGACGATACCATTTTATGGAAATAGCAGACTGGGCAGATTTGTTTGTTACATCTCTTTGGCATCAT AGATTGTATTTTACGGAGGTTGATCAAAAGATTCCTGAAATTCAAGGGCTACTTGAATCATCTATTCAAAGGTCCTCATGTGAGAGAGACCGCAATAAGGATCGGTTATATGTTTAtgtgaaaaacccaaataaAACTCCTTTTTCAGCTACTGCACTGG GACTGCATTCATTTGATTTTATTGGGCTAGGCTACAGAGTGGATTGGCCGGTTACGATTGTGTTGAACCCTAGTGCGTTGAAAATATATGCTGATATTTTCACATATCTCATACAGCTAAAGCTTGCAGTTTTGTCTTTGGCTGATGTGTGGTGTTCCCTGAAG GATTTTAAGCTTCTAATCAGCGAGACTAGTGAACAACATCAGTTGGCAAGGACCAATTTTAATTGCATTATAAAATTGAG GCACCGGGTTAATCATTTTGTATCCACGTTGCAGCAATATGTGTTATCACAGTTATCGGATGTATCCTGGTGCAGATATTGCTTCTCCCTTAAGCATAAG GTCAAAGATATGATGGATTTAGAATCAGTTCATATGGCTTACCTGGAAGATTCATTGCACAG ATGCTTCCTTTCTGATGAAACTCGGTCTATAGCAAACAATATCGAGGCAATTTTGCAATGTGCTCTGGATTTTCGATCCTGCTTTGTCAAAGGATTGGGAGACGTTGGATCTGACAACCAGTGTACGATTGACCGTATGTTACAAATCAATATGTCTCAG GTTCTTTCGATAAAGAAAAAATTGGACAAAAATTTGAAAGAACTGCATTTTTCTTATGTCAAGTCTCCCAAGCACGGAGAGTTTGGTCTTCCTCGGTTTTGGACCTGCTTGAATTACAACGAGTACTATGCATGA